In Paroedura picta isolate Pp20150507F chromosome 15, Ppicta_v3.0, whole genome shotgun sequence, the genomic window ttgcagggtgacccCAGAAGTTatcaagttaaagactgcgcgccacaatgggcttgaagccttggaaaaaagagaagcctggcccagggggagtcattgtggggacactgaatgtcagatgttaacagaaaacggggataagatgctttttaggtagcttgctgcttcccaaggtagagcaggaatggcaaaaactcctatcggccaatgctgggaatccgctcccgttcccaaatgtcggactagctctttaagactgggcagaggagaagcagtctgtcatctatggcattagggagaagtaccagaagaagctcctcctcccacacacaatcacacacagaccccactcatacccgtcagctcactccagtcccgtcctccgttcttctgaagggaccgtaactcaaagtgtttcccttcgaactaatgggttcacaagccctgtccactggaacggaagtgcagaaaagccctgtccattgggaacggatgggaacgcaagccctgtccgtaggaatgtacgggcacgcacggtcccactcacttacttactcactcactctcccaccctcggatggtccttccatctgaagggaccaggactcaaggatccccccctcacagactgtttgtgccaggcatgaacctcagtgttttctccctcttccccaccagggaaggcctcaatttctcatgacgcttgttaaaaaaacatggtgatattttactcatacatcttttgtcatttctgtccttcgacattcatgggctggctgagatctccctgctcatctcctttgccaattagcccctccccttccctgccatttccttattctcattatagaactgcccctgtttgatttttcaatttattgaacacatttgtaagccatctttttgcctcgtggaactcaaggcagcttatgtatgttcgtctgcatttagatttttttaccctccattctcagaagccatctcatggcgagttaccttaaaagataaaaaccccacatacattaagacattaaaaatcaccatactccagcacaaactccgagaggtgctgacttttcgagatacctctaggtcttttgtctgattgatcttaaagatagttcttagctgtggaggggccccacgatcttccatgcccaggccacaacagaagacctgggggaaaaaatcctttttactggtcctgcatcgccctcagctgttctgggagcttgttccaccaagtcggggccaggaccgaaaaggcctctagtggaccaggaatcccttggccaggaatataacctcacctttctcaaaacacactttaaaaagccattgtcaaacctaggaatgtcacaacctcaacccttttctccttcctattcaccatccaacttacctttcgggggtcccctgtctttagctttcccccctgctgttctctcctgcatgatctccccacaaaaggtctccctcggtggccttgtggtcaccacctccaggcaggtgcccgctgtgtgcctctcttggcctaggcttgagccccctctgcaaagtcaggtctggtcctCTCAGGGGTgcatctccagaagtggctcctgggactttccttggtgaggcctcctgcatcagggcatcaatgaaccagggccctttgggggctgtttcagccccccagtctagtcctgcctccatcaaggctgagaacgtctgcgagttctgctggggttgccaagtgaccctcaaccgccacggaattcagggcttgggggaggggttacaagcacggacttttcatctggcgagccgggttcgatcccgcgttcccccacatgcagccagtggggcgaccttgggctcgccacagcactgtctgtggtgcagagaggaaagggaaggcgattgtaagccactttgaaacgcctttgggtagagaaaagcagcatatacgaaccaactcttcttcttcagtgatctcagggttctctcagcctcacctccctcacagagtgtctgtggtggggagtggaaagggaaggcgaatgtaagccactttgaaattccctctgctggagaaaaacagcatataaggaccaaatgttcttttcttcttcttcttcttaaagtgacagatgttgcttcttctggggagttttgattccgtgaagcattgcttccctcagaattttttcctccagacttgggactccttcaggcttgaatggagatcccgactgtccctacttccactttggttttctactatggaacagtagagacacggatatatggctgatcccaggagagttccaggcccctcctgagtagtattcctagcccccaggtgagacctggggatctcctgggatgaccgtctctttccagtctaagacatcagttcccttgaggaaaattgatgctttggacactggatgatgtttgagggttctgatgtcattggagagattcagggttatttgggagagggtctgtggagagagatctgtagtgtttgctctctttccaatctccaagccatccaacaaggtgggggtagagggtccccttagattccctcatttaaaccttggtgttgtagacaccaggtttttaaaaaaagaataagcactcggtaatgctgccctaagcagcgtgacctcctaaggccactgatttcaagccgtgaactgagaagagggtgcctctgagcacaatggcaccacagtgtttgttgcctgtacaacaaaaaaaaattgaaagggtacagaggagagcgacgaagatgatctggggccaagggaccaagccctatgaagataggttgagggactggggaatgttcagcctggagaaaaggaggttgagagggtaaatgatagtcctctttaagtatttgaaaggttgtcacttggaggagggcaggatgctgtttatgttggctgcagaggagaggacacacagtaatgggtttaaacttcaagtacaacgatataggctagatatcagggggaaaaatttcacagtcagagtagttcagcagtggaataggctgcctaaggaggtggtgagctgcccctcactggcagtcttcaagcaaaggttgaatacacaattttcttggatgctttaggatgcttagggctgatcctctgttgagcagggggttggactagatggcctgtatggccccttccaactctatgattctatgattctatatctggcaggcatgaccgagagttaaaagcatcaggccaatggcccatccagtccaacactctgtctcgcacaatggccaaaaccaaggggccatcaggaggttcaccgcagggccagagctccagaagcagtcccactgtaggcctatgcagaccaacacattgcgtcaatccgtggccaaaacccagagaagaggaagtggctagaattccaggagtcttcctgttgttgcttcacaagcaccaaaaacacagattgccactgccccagatatagacacaagagaagccatgttgggtcaggccaatggcccatccagtccaaccctctgggtcacacaaaacctagcttctgccaggaaggccacaaggagggcccgacttcctctgagaaggcagtgctgttctgcctagattcctgttttccccccacagcttttaaaccacctttgaccttcagggatttttacctgtcaataacccatggtctgaagtgacagaactaatttaaaaatgtttatcccacgaggcaaataatgtctttatttgccccattctctgaaatggattgacggccaactccggattgcatcccttgctcagaggagcagccaacctggatgcaaagggcaggattcccagctgttgtgccttgtagaatcacacttagaagagaacttgggacctcctccttataataaaaggtgtgtatggatgagagccattctttctgacttagggtgacccaatgaatcaatatcctccaaaacgtccagtcctgaaccgccttgctccggtcctgcaaacagagggtcgtagcttccttccttgagtctcctcacctcttttcctgcagccttcaaattttccctggcgttattgtttcattatattgctagcaacaaataacaacaataataataatataacgggctctagaaaactgatgctcaggggaaaggtggacatgtcagcgttacatacataaaagcaaagaaagtaaatccatccatcccttcatacatgggtttcttgatggcccacaaagggtttcccaaaggggtgggagttcattaatttttaatatgtatttttgtatgctatgaccattgtattctcttgacaaaattctaccagcctgtgccctgcttcattttgtactccaaggccaaacttgcctattatcccggttttcttttggcttcctattttagcatcccaatcccccatgatgataagcacatcattttttggcattgcttctagaaggtgttgtagggcttcatagaactggtcaacttcatcctcttcagcagcagtggttggggcatagacctggattactgtgatgttgaatggtttgccttggattcgaactgagatcattctgtcattttagggattgtatcccaagactgcttttcctactctcttattgattatgaaggctactccatttcttctgcaagattctggtccacagtagaatacctgatggtcatctgaattaaattcacccattcctgtccattttagttcactgattcctaaaatgtcgatgttcagtcttgtcatctcttgtctaACCATGTCCaggttgccttgattcatggatctgacattccaggttcctatggaataaaaatctttacagcatcggactgtcttttcgcctccagttgcctccacaaccaagcatcctttcagctttggcccagccgcttcattcattctggcactactcgtactagccgtctgctcatccccagtagcatagtggacaccttccgacctgaggggctcatcttccggcgtcatatcattttgccttttggaactgtcctttgggttttcatggcaaggatactggagtggtttgccatttccttctccagtggatcaccttttctcagagctctcagctatgacctgtccaacttgggtagccctgcacagcatagctcatagcttcactgagctacgcaaatccccttgccatggcaaggcagtgatccttgaagggggaatatgcattttaaaatctgttaaacattgaccaggtgatatgaccatatatgggaggggagccgccctagggcatgtccacagctctgcttcccaaccatcttctgcacgactgtgccactgctggggtgtctcgaagcctgaagaaggtttctggggtttctcaggattaaaaaaggggagagaggctgccttaacaggtcgcacagttctatctccccctgcctcccaggatctcagaaacaggatatgtgcttccaccttCCCCCATCAaaaaccccttgtgttaggctgagagagagaaagagagcgagagcagctggcccaaggctactcagccagtttcggaagaaaggatctgaacccgcttccccagaagagacttgctcagccttggatcatggcaatgcgtgtaatttgttctcaccggacagctgagaaggttccgatggtgaagaggacatcacaggactgagaaacctagttgcgggtgtgagagtcagcaaaacccaaaactccaaatgaaacagacaagagtcccaggggaagcagaaataaaatatatttgccaatatggggacagcacagcaacagggctgaaatgcagatctctatcccagctggcaaagattttcaataactttcctttcttataactttgcaattcacatattcccatgggtctcgacatcattcttaagtgtgtatgacaccggttggttggccaagctctcagggcaattgttctccccccctcccaagtatgggttgactcatggtaaagacttagggccatttcgcacggcttcaaaatagcacaatggttgctaattgaaaacgctactaattttgaataacgcacgacgtcgtagacaatctgcaacactcctgaaaccgacccgcaaaaagcgcttcgttgtagcgcttttagggaaatcccaaaaagtggattcaccctccggaaagcgatacactcctgcaaccaatctgcaacactagcgataaagacttgtgcgttaccattgttgcggtttcttcaaagtccctcctcctgagcctgtcctccaaacttccggctaactgttcgccattttttttttctcggaccgagctcagatcaacgaggcaacgagacagcgactgggtTTCTAGCACGATCGCTATCGGAAATTGTGCCCGAACaccacaatagtatttcaaaagcacagtagcacacaccgtcacggtcccaaaatatgcccaaagcttaaaaccccgtctaccatcggccagtcctagcggagtcaacgtacagggagcattttaaaaaactttcctctgagcgtgccaacgaacgttcgccgctcgcagtctcctgcttagcttagagcggttcaatagatatgatgcgatgtgatatcatgaggggcggtttatgtgtagtgggtctttgtgtggttccgggtgcgtggttgtgctttggtgcggacaaccccttccatcggcggctagacctttggctagcggagtcgccgttccccgttcattttaaaaaactttcctctgagcgtgccaacgaaagttcggcagtaacatgtcatgtttggttgatttatgctgtggctggtgaatattattggggaactgtcgagtactgctgcacttgctctcggttgaacaccggcatgcgtttgtgtaatggcggacatttcagtaaaatggctcctgccgcatgtccatactgctcttctcgcgtgtaaacgaatcagcgcatgcgagaagtcaaacaacaagagcgccaatctggccattaggggcagatcctgttcccgcgcgaggagttttgaacgtgacatgtgacctcgtgtggccaatgtgcgtgtcccctactgcccaccaccaatcaggagctggctagtccctttgtctttctgtgcgggaaggtatatgatccgttgcaccctgcacctcgcacctccattttgcttagctactcgcgaaggcagtatggactccggttcacagtcgtcgtccgtccaggcaaccggcagggggccaacatggagggacgccgaGATAAGGGACCTCATGGCGATTTTCACAGAGGAGAAAATACAGGACGCCTTCCGATCCTCACAtcggaaccgggaggtgttcgaacaggTGGCGATTcggatgcgcgccctgggccaccaaaggaccggccttgaatgccggtccaaaacaaaaactatgcgggcagagtacatgcgggccatgaaccacaataagggttccggcaacgctaaagtaacctgcccgtatttcgaggagcagcgggcactgtacggcgaggaggacggagacggccggccaaagcgcgtcgggaggagcctgaaggtcatCCGTAGGCCGGCTGCcccagtggaggaaccacccgctgcggaggatcccggagagggcacctcgtcgaccgtccagcctccaccccaggtccagcaagGTGGTGCGGACCTCATCACGCTGGACCTACTTGCCATcattcctggggagccagaggacaatgcgcagcagacgccccttgcctccggtaagcacttttattttaattttatatttaattttgtgcaaatgtgtgttctgacgtttgggaatcgttttctcgtgtattcgttgcaacgcataatatgctaggctgtttgtggactgcttgctgtggttactatttgaaacggttatgtttaaccaacaaccccaaaagatttgcagcatgcctcagctataggccttctgcagtactttggttcagtactttgggagcatgctgtgtggttcaggttgtatgcttgctcctttttcactattgtctgctgttgtccacagagacacagatgccagggacggggcccctcgagtctccagcagcggtggacgtggatagcgattcgggggcatcaacaaacattggtaagtattagttacaATAATGGGGGGgtgctgttttaactgttttgtgcttttctgtttgtgcagggggcagcagcactgctaagagaaagaagagagtccctctacgttgctggtgtagcctttgaagcttgctttgccacccttcggtcctagatctgttttttttcttttttgcagatttcatacccggaacacaggaggaggaacagcgtggggtgcctggacctcctgcccagcgcaggcggatacagattcaagatggtgagcgtgcatgaactgttcctttcgagccatagctgcaggacaatgtcgcaagccactaaccatgtgctcccttttcattgttgtgagtcttgctgtgaaagtaggcaaacgaaaaagcccaccatgggcaaacaaacactaaccatgtgctccccgggcattgttcagagtcttggtgtgaaaacagggaaacaaaaaagcccacaatGGGCACCATGGTAGGTTTTGATTGtatcgatggtactaacagttctgtttctcattttttgccaacagaggttctttcagatgaggaggaaccacccctgggtccagccagcccaccacctagaggtgcgctcccagcagaggagaggcttatgagggaacgcggcaggctgaggcgcgtctccctcttgaccaacgtgggggagaggctccttgaacactgccaggaggagacacggcgtgctgcagccgccgaccaagccatgctcaccctcattgcccaggaggggaaagaattgagggcaatccttagggagtcgaaccaaatcctacgcgaaagcctggaggaggtgcgactgataaggagactgatggagagggcggtcgtggtaatggaaatggccaaccctccacaaatcaccgtccacgtccccccccacccacaccaacaccaccacctccagcacccaccccaccgaccccgtctcagaatgccgccacccaaacaagaaggaggactattctcgggaagagaataataaaaccagcggacaagtactccccctcctagtttgggccagtttttctatttaattttatctgtgtttgttgttgtttgttaaataaagtttatatttttgactctgtctctgtgtaccctactgtagaatcaggaaggccgaaagcggcctctctagtgattgtgtatattctggtactgttgtgtgggttggaggttggaggggtgtcagttcaaggagttttaggagtgtggggtgaaaggtgtgcgagtgtaaggagtcacactggagtcttttaagaaaatttgcaataacattttattttcaaaaacattttaacaggggaaaaacattagggaatgtaacttggagccccaccagcacccccaccccccacccccctggaaaaccaattttttttaacaaatgtatatatttaacaggggaaaaacattagggaatgtaacttggacccccccaccaccccccaccccaaaacacacacagaaaacaaaactcaagtcccactgctcccctcaccagcccctttccctccgccctctgtcatctccctcagccttttgctcaaccgggtcactgtgcccctgacttttcacttgaagaggtcttcctcctcctccttcttcactgtgtggggaggaaaaacaggtacacattagcgccacagatattttttaatctggagtttacatggatacagtttttagtggccttagccacagtatgcggagagttgggcggtggggaacataacctacgttcttccgcctccctctgctgcctctgcctctccagctcccctctcaggtcagccacttctgcctgccctgcaaatgggttaaaaacaaatggtaagccatatatgtaGGCTAAAGCGACAaaacccacacccaagcacaggtgcagtactcacagtcccttcgCTGCtgctctacgagcccctccaaggatgccagcctggcctccatggcacgcatcctggcctccattgtttctgctatagaaatcaaataaaaagaattcaatcacagttctaatggaagcatcacagcaggctcccttatggcttcatgggggcacacacacatgggtctccctcaaagaaataaaactctcacctgcagcctgtgctgaggtggaaggcccctcttcctccccttcctcacgctcaggtaatttGGCCAGGGCAAGTTTTgttggtgattgtgtggctgggcgaagaaaaagagaattcataagtaaaagcacacaaaccaaagataaaacacagctgatggccacaccacaatcagagccaaagtgcattaccaaagtggtttgacagtactggctggcgatgtcagaaggagttgacagcatcttaatgctttctcaaatatcATGGAGACagttggggaaagaggcatctagacagtccatgcatgctttagggtaaaacataacgagggcagcactcacccatatgcctcctcatgtccagggggggcttcccagccttctcccatatctggaCCATCAGATCGTGGAAGACTGTTCTTCCACTTGgctgcggaacccccccccccactgttctagactattgaggaagtccagcttaatccgcttaaatttcgtccggacctgctcccaggtccggacgtagcccctctccctcagcttggatgccaacaccaggtaagcacccttggtgtggcagtgggtgctggccataaggcggccaacgcttttggactggagaaccagctccagaagtgcctcagcctcagcgcgctgccagaaggagcccttccgtggcttcggcatcttcggaatgatgGTTAggcaacgaacatgcgttgctccgatcaaccaccccaattttaaatgtatcaaagctgcccaccaataaaattattccttggaacatcagtggttttatcctccagtttgacaggggtcgccaatacttcctggctacccgcctccccaacctttccctgttcagcgcttccgtactgtgtttgtcaacttcagcgtggagttagcagtaaggtctgtcaaagtgcttttggaccagagattccccgttttttggctggctaaatagacaaaccgcacaagacaaggttaaacaaagaacataaacctttattttacaacagagtagaaaaaaacaatcaaacacgcctcctatttctgtagaggtgagtggctatagcgtcccgaaccttgcacccctccgcatagatcctttttctcctggcttcagggatgtcttgtgtatcctgaaggactacaggttcaggttcagccacagggaaggggatgttatgtcccttgtcctcgcagatgttgtgcaaaatgacacatgcgatgatcaacggagtcacattgtctatatgcacatggagtcgtgacatcaagcaacggaaccgagacttcaaacgtccaaaggcacgctccactacattccttgcccgggagtgactgaggttgtagtggctctgcacgtctgtccttggccgcttatagggagtcatgagccagcggcgtaatgggtaggctccgtccccgagcaccaacgccggcacacgcacgccctcaatggtgacggtggggtttcctggaacaaagaccccttcgtccatggctttcctgaggttagattccctgaaaacaagggcatcatgcctcctcccgctccaccccacctcggcatctataaaccgtccggagaagtccacagttccttgcaggagaacagaacaaaagtccttcctgtccccgtactcctttatgcttcccccgggtgcacggatagggatgtggcttccatcgacggctgtGAAACAGTGCGGAAAtcctagcctggcaaacccgtcca contains:
- the LOC143824284 gene encoding uncharacterized protein LOC143824284 — protein: MEGRRDKGPHGDFHRGENTGRLPILTSEPGGVRTETQMPGTGPLESPAAVDVDSDSGASTNIDFIPGTQEEEQRGVPGPPAQRRRIQIQDEVLSDEEEPPLGPASPPPRGALPAEERLMRERGRLRRVSLLTNVGERLLEHCQEETRRAAAADQAMLTLIAQEGKELRAILRESNQILRESLEEVRLIRRLMERAVVVMEMANPPQITVHVPPHPHQHHHLQHPPHRPRLRMPPPKQEGGLFSGRE